One stretch of Pradoshia sp. D12 DNA includes these proteins:
- a CDS encoding undecaprenyl-diphosphate phosphatase, whose translation MRRLANLFEEWKAIVLGIIQGLTEFLPISSTGHLYLGRHLFGLDEAGLLLDTLLHTGTLIALLIFYGHEIIKLLKKPLSKMTFLLIIGTIPAVLAGVLFNDYFEGISKSGVTIGWEFLITGIVLWYADIMPKQNKNLESITYKQALFIGTFQAAAIFPAISRSGFTMAAGLFSGLNRETAAYFSFLLSIPVIFGGILFKSRDLLTGPVEAISFQGLFLGTIFSAIFGYLAVSWMIKYIKNHSLKPFAIYVILLGAVILILQHLNIF comes from the coding sequence ATGAGGAGGCTGGCTAATTTGTTTGAAGAATGGAAAGCAATAGTACTGGGGATCATCCAGGGTCTTACTGAATTTCTCCCTATCTCCAGTACGGGTCATTTATATTTAGGGAGACATTTATTCGGTCTTGATGAAGCAGGATTATTACTGGATACCCTGCTTCATACAGGGACACTTATTGCATTGCTGATCTTTTATGGGCATGAAATTATAAAACTTCTTAAAAAACCATTATCAAAAATGACATTCCTTTTGATAATCGGGACAATCCCTGCAGTATTAGCAGGTGTACTATTCAATGATTATTTTGAAGGCATTTCTAAATCCGGGGTTACAATTGGTTGGGAATTCCTTATAACTGGAATTGTTTTATGGTATGCAGATATTATGCCCAAACAAAATAAAAATTTAGAGAGCATTACTTATAAACAAGCGTTATTTATTGGAACTTTCCAGGCGGCCGCCATTTTCCCAGCCATCTCTCGATCCGGTTTTACGATGGCAGCTGGACTCTTCAGCGGGCTTAACCGTGAAACCGCTGCTTACTTTTCCTTCCTTCTCTCCATACCGGTAATATTCGGAGGAATATTATTTAAGAGTAGAGATTTATTGACAGGACCCGTCGAAGCAATTTCATTCCAAGGTTTATTTCTCGGTACAATTTTTTCTGCTATATTTGGTTATCTTGCTGTTTCCTGGATGATTAAATATATTAAAAATCATTCCTTAAAGCCTTTTGCTATCTATGTCATTCTATTGGGAGCTGTCATATTAATACTTCAGCACCTAAATATATTCTAA
- the dapF gene encoding diaminopimelate epimerase, translated as MDIKIIKVHGSNNDFYLIDEMDTKLSLTDEERSQLAINMCKRTGTEGADGILFVLNSEASDARMRVFNADGSEASMCGNGLRCVGRYVQEKLKKNNLLIETMKATLQVKKEPDMYKDIPTYRVEISPVIKATSALPMNTEMDEIINQKLPFIDENLTFTTLSVPNPHLISLVDKEVIHSDKQEKIATMLNGENDWFTDGVNVSFVSRLEEGSIFVRTFERGVGFTDACGTAMSASSLVTKWIDELADEAVLHVYNPGGMVLCQVHDLPDETWIDLIGNATYEYETVIQLNLDTLHVSFGERKVYKEEADAYSAFQQHAKAFVESKIG; from the coding sequence ATGGATATAAAGATAATTAAAGTACATGGTTCTAACAATGATTTTTATTTAATCGATGAAATGGATACCAAGCTGTCATTAACAGATGAAGAACGAAGCCAATTGGCTATAAATATGTGCAAGCGGACGGGCACAGAGGGAGCAGATGGAATTCTCTTTGTGTTAAACAGTGAGGCCTCAGATGCCAGAATGAGAGTCTTTAATGCAGATGGTTCAGAAGCATCCATGTGTGGGAATGGACTCCGTTGTGTAGGTCGGTATGTTCAAGAAAAATTGAAGAAAAATAACCTGCTGATAGAAACGATGAAAGCCACCCTGCAGGTTAAGAAAGAGCCGGACATGTATAAGGATATCCCTACATACCGCGTCGAAATATCTCCGGTTATCAAGGCAACGAGTGCATTGCCCATGAATACTGAAATGGACGAAATCATCAATCAAAAACTGCCGTTTATTGACGAGAATCTTACGTTCACAACCCTGTCAGTACCAAATCCACATCTGATCAGTCTTGTTGATAAAGAGGTAATCCATTCGGATAAACAAGAGAAAATAGCAACTATGCTGAATGGTGAGAATGACTGGTTTACAGATGGTGTGAATGTCAGCTTCGTGTCCCGTCTGGAGGAAGGATCCATTTTTGTTCGCACATTTGAACGAGGTGTTGGCTTTACGGATGCTTGCGGAACGGCAATGTCAGCTTCAAGCCTTGTTACGAAATGGATTGATGAGTTGGCTGATGAAGCAGTTCTGCACGTCTATAATCCAGGCGGAATGGTACTGTGCCAGGTCCATGATTTGCCAGATGAAACGTGGATTGATTTGATTGGCAATGCAACGTATGAGTATGAAACGGTTATTCAGTTAAATTTGGATACACTACATGTTAGCTTTGGAGAAAGGAAAGTCTATAAAGAAGAGGCAGATGCTTATTCAGCATTCCAACAACATGCTAAAGCATTTGTAGAATCTAAAATAGGCTGA
- a CDS encoding bifunctional homocysteine S-methyltransferase/methylenetetrahydrofolate reductase: MKLLETLNEKILVADGASGTLLYSFGIDSCFEELNLTNPNQIKKMHRSYIEAGADVIQSNTFGANFHKLKRYGLEREVSQINRAGMKIAKDAADPNTFIIGTIGGLRSFRKSELTLTEIKGYFDEQLTALLEENPDGILLETYYDLDELLTVIESARKMSDLPLIANISLHETGLLQNGMHVSEAFSLMKKTGADVVGINCRMGPYHMIRSYEEVPLLEDTYYAAYPNASLPDLSDGRYVYSTEADYFINSSRQLVKQGVRLLGGCCGTTPAHIQAIRKGIEDLHPVKVKDFVAKPKHQPISYEIIQYKRKGPDTISGKAKKQTTVIVELDPPKTFGLEEFLIGSRYLLDSGADAITLADNSLASPRISNLAVASILQSKLNTVPLVHLTCRDHNLIGLQSHLMGMHSLGLSEVLVVTGDPSKIGDFPGATSVYDLSSMDLISLIKQLNEGRSYSGKSLGSRANFDIAAAFNPNVKYIDKAVQRMEKKIQAGADYFLTQPVFSVEKLEEVYAATRHITKPIFIGIMPLTSHRNAEFLHNEVPGISLPVHVREAMERAGADKEACARESFAISKELVDAASELFNGIYIITPFMKYELSGHLVRYIKEQKSVVNKEVHLS, translated from the coding sequence GTGAAACTACTGGAAACGTTAAATGAAAAAATTCTAGTCGCAGATGGGGCGAGTGGAACACTTTTATATTCATTTGGAATTGATAGTTGCTTTGAAGAGCTTAATTTGACAAACCCCAATCAGATCAAAAAGATGCATAGAAGTTATATTGAGGCTGGTGCTGATGTGATTCAATCGAATACATTCGGCGCAAATTTTCATAAATTAAAGCGCTATGGTCTCGAAAGGGAAGTTTCTCAAATTAATAGAGCCGGAATGAAAATAGCGAAAGATGCGGCTGATCCAAACACATTCATCATCGGCACGATTGGCGGCTTGCGGAGCTTTAGGAAGTCAGAATTAACACTAACTGAAATTAAGGGATATTTCGATGAACAGCTGACCGCTTTATTGGAAGAAAATCCGGATGGAATTTTACTTGAAACCTATTATGATTTAGACGAATTATTAACGGTAATAGAGTCGGCTAGAAAAATGAGTGATCTTCCTCTTATTGCGAATATTTCTCTGCATGAAACAGGCCTTTTGCAAAATGGTATGCATGTCAGTGAGGCGTTTTCTCTTATGAAAAAAACAGGCGCTGATGTGGTGGGCATCAATTGTCGGATGGGTCCTTATCATATGATTCGCTCATACGAAGAAGTACCTTTATTGGAAGATACCTATTATGCGGCGTATCCAAACGCCAGCTTACCTGATTTATCAGATGGAAGATATGTCTATTCGACAGAAGCGGATTATTTCATTAATAGTTCAAGGCAGCTTGTGAAGCAGGGGGTCCGGCTGTTAGGTGGATGTTGTGGTACAACTCCTGCCCATATTCAGGCCATTCGTAAAGGAATCGAAGATCTTCATCCTGTAAAGGTGAAAGATTTTGTAGCCAAGCCGAAGCATCAGCCTATATCATATGAAATCATTCAATATAAACGAAAAGGTCCAGATACAATTTCAGGTAAGGCAAAAAAACAAACGACGGTTATAGTTGAGCTGGACCCGCCAAAGACGTTCGGCCTGGAGGAATTTTTAATAGGAAGTCGCTACTTATTAGACTCGGGTGCCGATGCGATTACACTCGCGGATAATTCATTGGCATCACCGAGAATATCCAATCTTGCGGTAGCTTCTATTTTACAATCAAAATTAAATACGGTGCCTCTTGTTCACTTAACTTGCCGGGATCACAATCTGATTGGCTTGCAGTCTCATTTAATGGGCATGCATTCCCTTGGATTATCAGAGGTGTTGGTGGTGACAGGGGATCCTTCAAAAATCGGTGATTTTCCGGGTGCGACTTCCGTATATGATCTTTCTTCCATGGATTTGATTTCATTGATTAAGCAATTGAATGAGGGGCGCTCCTATTCTGGAAAATCGTTGGGGAGCCGGGCGAATTTCGATATCGCAGCTGCCTTTAATCCAAATGTAAAGTACATAGATAAAGCCGTACAGCGAATGGAAAAGAAAATTCAGGCTGGAGCTGATTACTTCTTAACCCAGCCCGTGTTTAGTGTTGAAAAATTAGAGGAAGTATACGCGGCAACCAGGCATATAACAAAGCCGATTTTTATTGGCATTATGCCTTTAACGAGTCACCGGAATGCAGAGTTTTTACATAATGAAGTACCGGGTATTTCATTACCGGTTCATGTTAGAGAGGCGATGGAAAGAGCCGGAGCGGATAAGGAAGCCTGTGCTCGCGAAAGCTTTGCCATTTCAAAAGAATTAGTGGACGCGGCAAGTGAATTATTTAACGGAATCTATATTATTACACCATTTATGAAATATGAATTAAGCGGGCATTTGGTTCGGTACATCAAAGAACAGAAATCAGTTGTAAATAAGGAAGTGCATCTATCATGA
- a CDS encoding YflJ family protein produces the protein MAYIGSKGWYVAKLKENGIRRHPVERRKLELYKTYILRKLYEQQKITKE, from the coding sequence ATGGCATACATAGGTTCGAAGGGTTGGTATGTGGCCAAGCTAAAAGAAAATGGTATAAGAAGGCATCCTGTTGAACGGAGAAAGCTGGAGTTGTACAAAACATATATCTTGAGAAAATTATACGAACAGCAAAAGATAACAAAAGAATAA
- a CDS encoding phosphatase PAP2 family protein produces the protein MKKRTNTFLNVHVITFFVLIALFIVCTILFVDIAENINENELYHFDMTIIQSVQGSINELSTKVLTFITNLGSVDGNILLVILFSVFLLFKKRVLSVIFLIITTLSGGYVNHYLKWIFQRERPTLNPLIEVNGFSFPSGHAMSSFILYGALMIITTRITKNWPIRLAVYAICIFLILTMGYSRIYLGVHYPSDVIAGYIAGCAWLAIIATVFTFGEYRKTKGSKS, from the coding sequence ATGAAGAAGCGGACGAATACCTTTTTAAATGTTCATGTAATCACCTTTTTCGTATTAATCGCCCTCTTTATTGTGTGTACCATCCTATTCGTAGATATTGCAGAGAACATAAATGAGAATGAGCTTTATCATTTTGATATGACAATCATCCAGTCTGTGCAGGGGAGTATTAATGAATTAAGCACAAAAGTACTTACCTTTATAACTAATCTTGGATCAGTTGATGGCAATATTCTATTGGTTATCCTATTCTCTGTGTTTTTATTATTTAAAAAACGTGTATTAAGTGTCATATTCTTAATCATCACGACATTATCGGGCGGTTATGTTAACCATTACTTAAAATGGATTTTCCAGCGGGAGAGACCAACATTGAATCCATTGATCGAGGTAAATGGCTTCAGCTTTCCGAGCGGTCATGCTATGTCATCCTTTATCCTATACGGCGCACTTATGATCATAACTACCAGAATCACGAAGAATTGGCCCATTAGATTGGCTGTCTATGCGATTTGTATTTTTTTGATTTTAACGATGGGCTACAGCCGAATCTACTTGGGTGTCCATTATCCGAGTGATGTAATTGCAGGGTATATTGCAGGATGTGCATGGCTTGCTATCATTGCTACTGTATTTACGTTTGGGGAATATCGGAAAACAAAAGGTTCGAAATCGTAA
- a CDS encoding DUF4870 domain-containing protein, which produces MQNTNDKLWAVAIYVSSFFLVLVGPLVIWLIKKNDSDFIDYHGKEYLNFLISYTIYTFIAFILAFIGIGFILAWLIGIYVLVFTIVAAVKAYSGEYYQIPLTLRILK; this is translated from the coding sequence ATGCAAAATACAAATGATAAATTATGGGCAGTAGCCATCTATGTCAGCAGTTTTTTCTTAGTGCTGGTTGGGCCACTCGTTATATGGTTAATTAAAAAGAATGATTCAGATTTTATCGATTACCATGGTAAGGAATATTTAAACTTTTTAATCAGCTATACGATTTACACCTTTATAGCATTTATATTGGCGTTCATCGGTATTGGTTTTATCCTTGCTTGGCTGATTGGAATATATGTGTTGGTATTTACAATAGTGGCTGCTGTAAAGGCATATTCTGGAGAATATTATCAAATCCCATTAACACTTCGAATATTGAAATAG
- the metH gene encoding methionine synthase, which yields MRTDKLKELLAERIVILDGAMGTMIQAHQLTEDDFGGEQYDGCNEYLTLTRPDVIQSIHEEYLAAGADIIETNTFGATPIVLDEYNLGHLAYQLNKESAQLARKAAEQFDSPDSPRFVAGSMGPTTKTLSVTGGATFEQLLDSYEEQTKGLLDGGVDLLLLETSQDLLNVKAAYIGMQRAFSSLGREVPLIISGTIEPMGTTLAGQTIEAFYISCEHMNPLAIGLNCATGPEFMADHIRSLSELSTAAVSCYPNAGLPDENGQYNESPSSLSKKIKQFAEKGWINLVGGCCGTTPDHIRAIKEAVTGIEARQINGKQGNHAVSGIDALIYDGSMRPLFVGERTNVIGSRKFKNLIKDRKFEEASEIARQQVKKGAHVIDVCLADPDSDEVSDMEEFMKEAAKKIKVPFVIDSTDEMVIEKALRHSQGKAIINSINLEDGEERFEKIVPLAKEYGAALVVGTIDEKGMAVTEERKLEVAQRSYQLLTEKYGIVPEDIIFDPLVFPVGTGDEQYREGAAETVKGLAAIKKELPRTLTILGISNVSFGLPNEGREVLNAVYLYHCTKAGLDYAIVNTEKLTRFALIPEEEVKLSENLLFHNSEESLAEFVAFYRTKKPVQKETKEKLPLMERLPEYIIEGTKDGLKEDIDEALEKGMEPLDIINGPLMAGMSKVGELFNDNQLIVAEVLQSAEAMKAAVSQLEPLMTKSGTTSTKGKMVLATVKGDVHDIGKNLVDIIMSNNGYEVVDLGIKVAPQTLIESVRNENPTIIGLSGLLVKSAQQMVITAQDLREAEIDVPIVVGGAALTRKFTRGRIAPEYNGPVFYAKDAMNGLDLINQLHDDEKRLSFLAQLEAETNEQAAVISIETKRDIQVTENRDKTVKDQENIPVPEDLNRHILQDYPLSLVYPYVNKQMLFGHHLGMKGKVDRLFEEENPKLLELAAIVDEILENNQIKLSAMYQYFPAKSDGEILKICSPANPDEVLETFDFPRQSKKPYLCLSDYVKNQESGVQDYVGLMIVTAGKGIKEIAEGWKKEGQYLKSHVIQSLALECAEGLAERVHHLMRDAWGIHDSIDMTMKERLSAKYTGQRYSFGYPACPNLEDQEKLFRLLKPEDIGIQLTEGFMMNPEASVSAMVFSHPEARYFNVGREE from the coding sequence ATGAGAACAGATAAATTGAAAGAGTTATTGGCTGAAAGAATAGTAATTCTAGATGGAGCAATGGGAACCATGATTCAGGCGCATCAATTAACAGAGGATGATTTTGGCGGGGAACAATACGATGGGTGTAATGAGTATTTAACGCTAACCCGCCCGGATGTAATCCAATCGATTCACGAAGAGTACTTGGCAGCAGGGGCGGATATTATTGAAACAAATACATTCGGGGCAACACCCATTGTACTGGATGAATATAATCTTGGTCACCTGGCATATCAGCTGAATAAAGAATCAGCTCAATTGGCTCGAAAAGCAGCTGAACAATTTGACAGTCCTGACAGCCCTCGCTTTGTCGCAGGCTCAATGGGACCTACGACCAAAACCTTATCCGTAACAGGCGGAGCCACTTTTGAACAATTGTTAGATTCATATGAAGAGCAAACGAAGGGCCTGCTTGATGGGGGAGTTGATTTGCTACTCTTGGAAACATCGCAGGATTTATTAAATGTGAAAGCAGCTTATATTGGAATGCAAAGAGCATTCTCATCTTTAGGCAGAGAAGTACCATTGATTATCTCAGGAACAATTGAACCAATGGGAACTACTCTAGCCGGTCAAACCATTGAAGCTTTTTATATATCGTGCGAGCATATGAATCCTCTTGCTATCGGGCTAAATTGCGCAACTGGTCCCGAGTTCATGGCTGATCATATCAGGTCTTTATCTGAATTAAGCACTGCAGCAGTAAGCTGTTATCCTAATGCAGGATTACCGGATGAAAATGGCCAATATAATGAATCGCCATCTTCACTAAGCAAGAAGATCAAGCAATTTGCCGAAAAAGGTTGGATTAATCTTGTTGGCGGCTGCTGCGGAACGACTCCTGATCATATTCGAGCTATTAAAGAAGCGGTTACCGGAATTGAAGCGAGGCAAATTAATGGCAAACAGGGTAATCATGCTGTCTCTGGTATTGATGCCTTAATCTATGATGGTTCAATGAGACCTTTATTTGTAGGTGAACGGACAAATGTGATTGGATCCAGAAAGTTTAAGAATCTGATTAAGGACAGGAAATTTGAAGAAGCTTCCGAGATTGCTAGACAGCAAGTCAAAAAAGGAGCCCATGTAATAGATGTGTGCCTAGCTGATCCAGATAGCGATGAAGTGTCTGATATGGAAGAATTCATGAAAGAAGCGGCTAAAAAAATAAAGGTGCCTTTTGTTATCGATTCAACCGATGAAATGGTCATCGAAAAAGCACTCCGCCATTCTCAGGGTAAAGCAATCATTAATTCGATAAATTTAGAGGATGGGGAAGAACGCTTTGAGAAAATTGTTCCATTGGCAAAAGAGTATGGTGCAGCCTTGGTTGTTGGAACAATTGATGAAAAAGGGATGGCCGTAACAGAAGAACGAAAACTGGAGGTTGCCCAGAGATCGTATCAACTGTTAACAGAAAAGTATGGAATCGTACCGGAGGATATTATCTTTGATCCGCTTGTTTTTCCGGTTGGTACTGGTGATGAACAATACCGGGAAGGAGCTGCGGAAACGGTAAAGGGACTGGCGGCCATTAAAAAAGAGCTTCCGAGAACATTAACGATTTTAGGCATCAGTAATGTATCGTTTGGACTGCCGAATGAGGGAAGAGAGGTCCTGAATGCCGTTTATTTATACCACTGTACAAAGGCTGGCTTGGACTATGCGATTGTCAATACAGAAAAATTAACCCGATTTGCGTTAATCCCTGAGGAGGAAGTTAAATTATCAGAGAATCTTTTGTTTCATAACTCAGAAGAATCTCTTGCTGAGTTTGTTGCTTTTTATAGGACAAAAAAGCCTGTTCAAAAGGAAACGAAAGAAAAACTTCCATTAATGGAGCGCCTGCCTGAATACATTATCGAAGGGACAAAGGACGGGTTGAAGGAGGATATTGATGAAGCTCTTGAAAAAGGGATGGAGCCGCTTGATATCATCAACGGTCCATTAATGGCCGGTATGTCGAAGGTTGGAGAACTATTTAATGATAACCAGTTAATCGTAGCTGAAGTATTGCAAAGCGCGGAAGCCATGAAAGCTGCCGTTTCGCAGCTTGAACCATTGATGACTAAATCAGGTACAACGTCTACAAAAGGAAAAATGGTGCTGGCAACCGTGAAAGGGGACGTACATGATATCGGGAAGAATCTCGTTGATATCATCATGAGTAATAATGGCTATGAAGTGGTTGACTTAGGCATTAAAGTAGCTCCGCAAACCTTGATTGAATCCGTCCGAAATGAGAACCCAACTATTATTGGCTTGTCAGGCTTGTTGGTAAAATCAGCCCAACAGATGGTTATTACCGCTCAGGATTTAAGAGAAGCGGAAATTGATGTTCCGATTGTAGTAGGTGGAGCAGCTCTTACCAGGAAATTTACTAGAGGGCGAATTGCTCCTGAATATAATGGACCGGTCTTTTATGCAAAGGATGCCATGAATGGACTCGATTTAATCAATCAGCTCCATGACGATGAGAAAAGGCTATCCTTTCTCGCTCAGCTAGAGGCAGAAACGAATGAGCAAGCAGCAGTGATTTCGATTGAAACGAAAAGGGATATTCAAGTTACAGAAAACCGTGATAAAACAGTGAAGGATCAAGAGAATATACCAGTCCCCGAGGACTTAAACCGGCATATTCTGCAGGATTACCCACTATCTCTGGTGTACCCATATGTGAATAAACAAATGTTATTTGGCCATCACCTTGGGATGAAGGGGAAAGTGGATCGGTTGTTTGAGGAAGAGAATCCAAAATTATTAGAACTTGCAGCCATAGTTGATGAGATTCTCGAAAACAATCAGATTAAATTATCAGCGATGTATCAATATTTTCCTGCAAAAAGTGATGGAGAAATTCTAAAAATATGTTCCCCAGCTAATCCGGATGAAGTCCTCGAAACATTTGATTTTCCGCGACAGTCCAAAAAGCCTTATCTGTGTTTATCTGATTATGTGAAGAACCAAGAGTCAGGTGTACAGGATTATGTGGGATTGATGATTGTCACAGCAGGTAAAGGTATAAAAGAAATAGCAGAAGGATGGAAAAAAGAAGGACAGTATTTAAAGAGCCATGTCATCCAATCACTCGCACTCGAATGTGCAGAAGGCTTAGCTGAACGAGTCCACCATCTTATGAGGGATGCTTGGGGAATCCATGACTCTATCGATATGACCATGAAAGAACGATTGAGTGCTAAGTATACCGGTCAGCGTTATTCATTCGGGTATCCAGCCTGCCCGAATCTCGAGGATCAAGAAAAGCTATTCAGGTTGCTGAAACCAGAGGATATCGGAATTCAGTTGACAGAGGGATTTATGATGAATCCTGAAGCATCTGTTTCCGCGATGGTCTTTTCGCATCCGGAGGCGAGGTATTTTAATGTGGGGCGGGAGGAGTAA
- a CDS encoding class I SAM-dependent methyltransferase, translating into MKEIITNQFKNPTGVLGKIAGKIMAYENEELYEWTFDQLTITPNDTLLEVGFGPGEGMHMLFEKYPTIQIDGVDPSEEMVKNASKRNQEQLNRNQLRLFNGTVLGIPNPMVYDKIFSVNSYPLWEDQEACIQKIHSLLKENGKLTITVQPRQEEATEEQAHAFAEEIREVLTNTGFNSIKVQTKPLKPCLSINVTAIK; encoded by the coding sequence ATGAAGGAAATAATAACGAATCAGTTTAAAAATCCAACTGGTGTCCTCGGAAAGATTGCAGGTAAAATAATGGCCTATGAAAATGAGGAATTATACGAATGGACATTTGATCAATTGACTATTACCCCAAATGACACACTGCTAGAAGTTGGTTTTGGCCCAGGTGAAGGAATGCACATGCTTTTTGAGAAGTACCCTACCATCCAAATAGATGGTGTCGATCCATCAGAAGAAATGGTGAAAAATGCGAGCAAACGAAATCAAGAACAACTCAACCGCAATCAGCTTCGTTTGTTTAATGGAACTGTTCTCGGGATTCCCAATCCAATGGTGTACGATAAAATATTTAGTGTAAATAGCTATCCATTATGGGAAGATCAAGAGGCTTGTATTCAAAAAATACATTCTTTATTAAAAGAAAATGGAAAACTGACTATAACCGTGCAGCCAAGGCAGGAAGAAGCAACCGAAGAACAGGCTCATGCCTTTGCCGAAGAGATTAGAGAGGTGCTAACTAATACAGGCTTTAACTCTATTAAGGTTCAAACGAAACCACTCAAACCGTGCTTATCTATAAATGTCACAGCCATCAAATAG
- a CDS encoding GNAT family N-acetyltransferase, translating into MLKKRELSDCPVLFDLMIHPDVFPFVRHKTHQYEEYLFLTKQMIEAEERGELISRTILDEWGNPIGTITLYDVSNQAGFLGTWLGKPYHGKGYNQLAKQHFFEELFFELEIETVFLRIKKENIRSFKAAQKMPYTMLANESRKTLYEEINSGEYSFDLFEITKDHFTLSQMRQPAEVSVFDIKEA; encoded by the coding sequence ATGTTGAAAAAACGTGAATTATCTGATTGTCCTGTATTGTTTGATTTAATGATTCACCCCGATGTCTTCCCTTTTGTGCGCCATAAAACGCATCAATATGAAGAATATCTCTTTCTTACTAAACAAATGATTGAAGCTGAGGAGCGTGGCGAACTGATTTCACGTACCATTCTCGATGAGTGGGGAAATCCAATTGGCACGATAACGCTTTATGATGTATCCAATCAGGCTGGCTTTTTAGGTACTTGGTTAGGGAAACCCTATCATGGAAAAGGATATAACCAATTGGCTAAACAGCATTTCTTTGAAGAATTGTTTTTTGAGCTTGAGATTGAAACGGTCTTTCTGAGAATAAAGAAAGAAAATATTCGTTCTTTTAAAGCAGCTCAAAAGATGCCCTATACTATGCTTGCAAACGAAAGTCGAAAAACCTTATATGAAGAAATCAACTCAGGGGAGTATTCATTTGATTTATTCGAGATAACAAAGGACCACTTCACTTTATCACAAATGCGACAACCAGCAGAGGTGTCTGTATTTGATATAAAAGAAGCTTAA